AATGACGGATGGGGTGGCCTGCGCGCAGGTCAGAGGTCCTGAGTCATTGCCTGCTGAGGGGCACCCCGCCTGCTTCACCCTTCGCGCTGACGCCCTGATGAATCGCGCTGTGGGACCACCCGTCGAATCCCTTTCTGCGTTTCTTCGCCCAGGATGACGGCCAGGGCCACACGGTCAGGCACATGGTCCAGGATGGGGAGGACCCGATCAGCCTGGTGTCGTCCAGCAGGGCTTTCATGTCCTTCAGAGGCTTTTTCACTTCTATCGGCTTCCTGTAAACGGTTGAAATCACCTTTCCGTTGTGGCTGCCGGTCAAGGGCTGGACACCTCGGCCAGAGTTCCAGAAGTCCTTCGCCTAAAGCTGTGAGCAACCTGAAGGCGCCAGCAAATCAGGAAGATCCAGTCAGACCACACGCGGTAACGGTGTCGTAACACTCCGGGCAGAGACTCATGTCCACGGTGAGTTTCAGGTCACAGACCACCCCTGGCCAGACCACGAACCGTCTTCGCATCTGAAGTCAAAAGAGGTTGGTATGACCAGTATTGCAATCCCCCTCTCAACGTCCATCCTGAATCCGACTGAACTCCAGCACCTGGACGCGTACTGGCGGGCCGCCAATTACCTGTCCGTGGGGCAGATCTACCTGATGGCCAACCCGCTGCTGCGCGAACCGCTCACCCTGGCCCATGTCAAGCCGAGATTGCTGGGCCACTGGGGCACCACGCCAGGACTGAACTTCATTTACGTGCACCTCAACCGGCTGATCCGCGAGCATGACCTGAGTGTGCTGTACGTTGCTGGCCCGGGTCATGGTGGCCCCGGCCTGGTAGCCAACACCTACCTGGAGGGCAGCTACAGCGAGCTGTATCCGGGCATTGGAAGGGGCGAAGAAGGGCTGCGTAACCTCTTCCGGCAGTTCTCGTTTCCCGGCGGCATTCCCAGCCACGCGGCGCCGGAGACCCCTGGGTCCATCCATGAGGGTGGCGAACTGGGCTACAGCCTGTCCCACGCCTACGGCGCTGCCTTCGATCATCCGGACCTACTGGTGGCCTGTGTCATCGGCGATGGCGAGGCCGAGACGGGGCCGCTGGCGGGCAGCTGGCACGGCAACAAGTTCCTGAACCCAAAAACGGACGGAGCGGTGCTGCCGATCCTCCACCTGAACGGCTACAAGATCGCCAACCCGACCGTGCTGGCCCGCCTGGGCCACGAGGAGCTGGACGCTCTGCTGCGCGGCTACGGCCACGCGCCGTATTACGTCGAGGGTGATGACCCGGCCACCATGCATGAGCTGATGGCCCGCACGCTGGAACAGGTCCACGCCGACATCACCGCCATTCAGCAGCGGGCACGAGAAGAAGACGTGCAGGAACGCCCAATCTGGCCGATGATCGTGCTGCGCAGCCCCAAGGGCTGGACCGGCCCAAAAGTCGTGGACGGGAAGCCAGTGGAAGGCACCTGGCGGGCGCATCAGGTGCCGCTTGCCGGCCTGAGTACCACTCCAGAACATCTTCGGCAGCTGGAAGACTGGTTGCAGAGCTACCGCCCGGAGGAGCTGTTCGACAAGGCCGGGGTGTTGCGTCCAGAACTCGCAGCGCTGGCCCCCAGCGATGAGCGCCGCATGGGGATGAATCCAGTGGCGAACGGGGGTTTGCTGAGGCAGGACCTGAACCTGCCAGCCTTCCGCGAGTACGCCGTGGCCGTTCTCCAACCCGGTTCGGTGGACGGCGAGGCGACGCGCGTGATGGGTGCCTTCCTCCGCGATGTCATGAAGCAGAACACAACCACCTTTCGGCTGTTCGGCCCTGACGAGACCGCGTCCAACCGCCTGGACGGGGTGTACGCGGCCAGCGGGAAGACCTGGATGGAGCCGTTGCTTCCCACTGATGAGCACCTCTCACCGGAGGGCCGGGTGATGGAGGTGCTGAGCGAGCATCTCTGTGAGGGCTGGCTGGAGGGATACACCCTGAGCGGGCGCCACGGTCTGTTCTCGTGCTATGAGGCGTTCATTCACATCGTGGACTCGATGGTGGGGCAGCATGCCAAATGGCTGGACACCAGCCGGGACATTCCCTGGCGGCGTCCGGTGGCCTCGCTCAACATCCTGCTCACGTCGCATGTCTGGCGGCAGGACCACAACGGTTTCTCGCACCAGGATCCAGGCTTCATCGACCTGATGATGAACAAGAATCCAGGAGTGGTGCGGGTATACCTGCCGCCAGACGCCAACACGCTGCTGTCGGTGACCGATCACTGCCTGCGCAGTTGCCACTACGTGAACGTCATCGTGGCCGGCAAGCAGCCCGCACCGCAGTGGCTGGGTATGGACGAGGCCGCAAAGCACTGCGCGGCTGGTCTGGGCATCTGGCCCTGGGCAGGCACGGAGGGGGTCAGTACTGGTGCGGGAGAACAGCCTGACGTGGTGATGACCTGTGCAGGCGACGTGCCCACCCTGGAGACGCTGGCGGCGGTGAGCTTGCTCCGCGGCTTCTTCCCCGACTTGAGGATCCGAGTGGTGAACGTGGTCGATCTGATGACGCTACAGCCGGAACGTGAGCACCCCCATGGCTTGTCCGACGCCGCCTTCGACCAGCTCTTCACCACCGATACACCGATCATCTTCGCCTATCACGGCTACCCCTGGCTGATCCACCGCCTGACCTACCGCCGCGCCGGCCACCCCAATCTCCACGTGCGAGGCTTCAAGGAGCAGGGTACGACCACCACGCCCTTCGATATGACCGTGCTGAACGATCTTGACCGCTTCCACCTCGCCATTGAGGTCATTGACCGCGTGCCCCGCCTCAACGACGTAGGCGCTGAAGTCAGGCAGCAACTTCTGGCCAAGCTCGATGAGCACCGCGCCTACGTTCAGGAGACCGGAGATGACTTACCGGAAGTGAGGAACTGGCGCTGGCCAGGAGGCGAGATGACTGAGCTGCCTGAACACAAGTGAGCTGAAGAAGTGTGGCCCGGACGGGATCGCGAGCCATACGGAATCGAATTCCACAGCAGAAGGCAACCAACGATGTGGAATGGCCATGACATGGGTGGGGCCTGGGGATGCTGCTGGTTTGGGCGCTGGTGGGCATCGGTATCGTGCTGCTGCCGAATGACCTGAGCACGCCTCAAGAAGGAACATCAAATGGAAACACAATCGCGTCATCCAGCTGTGCTCATCTTCTCAACTTGCGGTCTGTGGATGAGTGGACTGGGCCTCTATTTCGCTTTTAAGCGCCCTCCTCTGCTTCCAGAGGATCTCCGGTACATGGACGTTCGCCCAGACCAGATTCAAGAGGCCATGCCTGGATTGGCCCGGTGGTTGCCACGCGTGTTCAGGGTGATGGGGGGGTTCATGTTCGGTGCCGGGGTCCTGACCTTCTGGGTGGCCAGGGAGGCTTCTCCACAGGAGAAATGGACCTGGCCCGTCCTGGCACTGACTGGTATGTCCACGGTTGGGACGATGAGCGTGACCAATTTCCGTCTCAAGTCCGATTTCAGGTGGCTGTTGTTGATCCCCGCACTCCTCTGGGGAGCTGGGCTGGCCTTGATGTTCCCGCGGCACGCTGCGAAGGCCTGAGATGATCAACAAACACCTGTTGGTTCTCCTGACCTCTGTGTTCGTGGTGATGATTGGACTTGGCATTACGATGCCGGTGCTGCCCTTTTACGTTGAGCGGCTGGGGCTGGCCTCGGGTGTTTCGCGTGAGATCATCGTCTTGCACGTCACGTTACTGACCGGTGTCTACGCGCTGATGCAGCTCCTCTTCGCGCCGGTGTGGGGACGATGGTCTGACCGAGTCGGCAGACGGCCGCTCATCCTGATCGGGGTCGTTGGTTTTATCGCTGCGCAGGTCATGTTCGGTCTGTCTACTTCCCTCTGGACGCTCTATGCAGCGCGCGTCCTCGGCGGCATTCTCTCCTCGGCGACTTTGCCGGTGGCGGCGGCGTATGTGGCTGACCTGACCAGTGACAAGGAACGGGTGCGGGGGATGGCCTGGTTGGGTACCTCAGTCAGCCTCGGTTTCGTGGTTGGTCCGGCACTTGCGGGAGTTCTGTCGCGTACGGACCTGCACTTCAATGCCCGGTATGGCCACATCAGAGTTGACAATTTTTCGGTGCCATTCTTCGTGGCGGCGCTGCTGGGCCTGATGACCGTGTTCATGGCGCTTCGGTGGCTGCCGGAATCTTTGCCCGTCGAGCAGCGCCGAGCGCCCGGGAGCAAGACCCGCACGGACTGGCGAGGTCTCCGGCCCCTGCTCGGGCTGGCGCTTGCCGGCCAGTTCGGACTCGCGGTGTTTGAGGCGACGTTTGCCCTGTACGCCCAGACAAGGTTCGAGTACGGGCTCGCTGAGGTTGGAGTCATTTTCGTGGTGTGCGGGCTGGTGATGGCCATCTTTCAGGTTGGTGCGGTGGGGTTCCTGGCCGGTCGTGTGCGCAAGATCTACCAGGTTGGGGTGGGTTTCGGCCTGATGGGGCTGAGTCTGCTTCTGCTGGGGACCGTCCAGTCAACACCTGCCGTGATCACCCTGGTGGCCCTGCTCGCTCTCGGGACGGCCTTTGTCTCTCCGAACCTCGCGGCCCTGATCTCTCAGGGTGGTGGACAACACCACATGGGTGCGGCACTGGGCATTCAGAACGCTGCAAACAGCCTGGGTCAGGTGCTGGGTCCTCTGTTAGGGGGTGCCTTGTTGATCTGGCAGGTGCACGCGCCTTACGTGTTCACTGGTTCTGGATTGCTCCTCCTGGCGATGGTCCTCGGCTGGAGATCGGTCAGCAGGCCGCTCTGGGGGGAGAGGCCACTCCGCCCAGCTGGTCCTGGTTGAAATCCCCCCATGGGGGGTGTAAGGTGACACCAAGAGAGTCTGGGTGGAGGTTAGTCCTGAAACTCTCTTGCGATACCTATTTTGGCTAATAAATCGGGCTATTGAAAAATAAGGTCAGTCAAGAGTCCGACAGTCAAAGGGGTTGTTAAATGCGGTTCCGTCCAATCCTCCCCCTGGGGTATGTGGTCTTGGTGTTTGTTCGTCACCTTGCACTCTCCCCTCCCTGGTAACGGAACCTGGACACCGCCCGGTGACGCTGACGAACAGCTCTCAAGTACGGCAGGAGCGAGATGACACACAACCACCCTCAGTCCGGCACCCACGCCTCAGGCGCCCACCTTCCCATCAAGGTCCTGGAAGTCGCCTTCGGCAATTGTTACAACGGCTCAGAATTCGCGGACCTGGAACGTCGCCTGTCGCAGGTGCCGGGCGTCCAGAGTGTGCACCTGGACCGGACCCGGGCGGTCGCGCACCTCGGGTACGACCCGGAGGTCCAGACCGAAGCCGGCTTGCGCGCTCATCTTCACGAGACCGGGTATGACGGGAAGTGCACCGACTGCGCTCCGTCCGCCGCCCAGCCTGGCCAGCCTGCACATCAGCATGAACACCCGAATCCAGCCGCGCCCCATGACCACTCGGCAATGGCACAGGGCGCCTCCGGTGATCATGCTGGGATGATCCAGGACGAGCATGCCGGGCACGGTGCCCACATGGTTGATGACATGCTGCGGCGCTTCGTGATCAGCCTGATCCTGACGGTCCCAGTGGTGCTGTTCTCACCGATCGGCACGGTCTTCGGGCTCTCCGGCATGCCACCGTTCGGTTGGTCCATGGCGTGGTTCGGCCTGATCGTCGCCACACCCGTGGTGTGGTGGGGTGGCTGGCCGTTCATCAGTGCGGCCTGGCGCGCCCTGAAGCAGCGCGAAGCCAACATGATGACGCTGATTGCCACCGGCATCCTGGTCTCCTGGGTGTTCTCAGTGTACGCCACCCTATTCCTTGGGGGCGCCGAGGTGTTCTTCGAGGCGGCCGCCATGTTGACCACCCTGTCGCTCCTGGGGCACTGGTTGGAGATGCGCTCACGCTTCGCCACCGGCCGGGCGGTGGAAGCCCTGCTGAAGCTGGCCCCCACCACGGCGCGGCTGGTCCGTGATGGTCAGGAGACCGAAGTGCCGCTGGAACAGGTGGTGGTCGGTGACGTCCTGGCCGTGCGTCCCGGGGACCGGGTCCCGGTCGATGGGAAGGTCGTCTCCGGAAGCAGCTTCGTGGACGAAAGCATGATCACCGGTGAGCCCATCCCCGTCGAGAAACGGCCCGGGACGCCCGTCACTGGCGGCACGGTGAACCAGAACGGTGCTCTGAAGGTCCGGGCCACCGCGGTGGGCCGTGACACTGCCCTGTCGCGCATCGTGCAGCTGGTCCAGAACGCCCAGGCCAGCAAGGCGCCCGCGCAGCGCCTGGCTGATCAGGCGGGGAAATACCTGGTGTTTGTGGCACTCGGCTCCGGTCTGATCGCCTTCCTGGTGTGGTTCTTCCTGGGAGAGAGCGTGGTGTTTGCGCTGACCGCAGCAGTCTCGGCCATCGTGATCGCCTGCCCGGACGCCCTGGCCCTGGCGACACCGACCGCCATCACGGTGGGTGTAGGGAAAGGGGCCCGGGAAGGCGTGCTGTTCAAGAACGCCACTGCCCTGGAAGCCACCGCGGGCGTCAACACCGTGGTGTTCGACAAGACGGGCACGCTGACGGAAGGGAAACCAGCATTGACTGACCTGGTGCCTGCCCCGGATGTGAGTGAACAGGACCTGTTGCGTTTGTCGGCGGGGGCGGATCAGCCTTCCCAGCACCCGCTGGCCGAAGCGATCGTGGCCGGCGCAAAAGAACGAGGCGTGGAGGTCAAAGCCCCGGCGCAGTTCGATTCGGTCCCTGGCTACGGGGTGGTGGCCACGGTGGACGCCCGCCGGGTGCTGCTGGGCAACCGCAAGCTGATGGATCGGGAAGGTATCGACGTGGGGAACTTGCCGGAGGTGGCCGAGCGGTTGGCCGCGGATGGCAAAACCGCGATGTATGCGGCCGCCGACGGACAAGCCCTGGGCGTCATCGCGGTGGCTGATCGGATCCGGGAAACGGCCCGGGTGGGGGTCCGGGCGTTGCATGACGCGGGCATCCAAACAGTGATGCTGACCGGGGACAATCGCCGGACGGCGGAAGCGGTGGCCCGTGAGTTGGGCATGGACACGGTCATCGCGGATGTTCTGCCGGAGGACAAAGCCAACCAGATCAAGGCGTTGCAGGCTCAAGGGCGGGTGGTGGCCATGGTCGGGGACGGCGTGAACGACGCCCCGGCCCTGGCGCAGGCAGACGTCGGGATCGCGATCGGCGCAGGCACCGACGTGGCCGTGGAGACCGCCGATGTCATCCTGGTCCGCAACAACCCGGCGGACGTGGCGGGCGGCATCAACCTGGCCCGGCGGGTGCGGAGCAAGATCAAGCAGAACCTGTTCTGGGCGGCCGGGTACAACGTGCTGGCGATTCCGTTCGCGGCCGGTGTGCTCTACCCGAGCTACGGCATCCTGTTGCGGCCGGAATGGGCGGCGCTGCTGATGAGCGCGAGCACGGTCATCGTCACGGTCAATGCCCTGCTGCTCAACCGGGTTCAGTTCGCTCGTCCGAGTGGGCCAACAACAGGGGAAGGGACGGCCGGCTCGCTGCCTGCTGCGGTTCGCTAGGAGCAGCTTCCGGAGGGTTCCGTTCACTTAACCCAACGGGAGCGGAATAGCTCAGCAGGGGGTTTGGTTGTCAAGCCCCTGCTGCATCGCCTCTCGTCAGAGGAGCAGTGCTGATGTTTGGTGGTTTCGTCTAAAGGCAGCGGGGAGTGTCGTTCAGATATGGCGGTGAAGATTTGAGACTCGGCGTGCAGCGCGAAGAATTCCTGCGTTAGGCGGACAAAGAAGGACTTGGCCGTCGCGGTGTCCCTGGAGAAGGACGACCAGCATGTCCCTGTATTCCAGGGCGGCCCGCCACAACCAGTGCCCCACTCCACCAACCTTGACGGAGGCCTCGCCCAGAGGCCACCGAGAACCCCGGCAGGGTTCTCAGTGGCTCCCTTCCTCGGTAAGGAGTGGCGCGAATATGATGTTCCACTGCCCTCGGGTCTCATGGCTGACCCCAATGCCGCGCTCGTGGAACAGTTCCAGCACGTTACGCTGGCTGAGAGGCAGCGGTGATCTAGCCGTAAGGTGTAGCCGATGATGCGGCGGGGAAAACGGTGTTGGTAAGGCTTCCGTCAGTCAAAACTGACCAGCCTACCGGCGTTCACTTGCCAGAACCCTGCAACCCTGCTGTACGCCAATGGCCGAGCCGTGTCGTCACCCCGCTCCGGTCTTCACCTGCCACCGCAGACCGTCACGGGTGGCCACCGCGACACCCTGCGGCGGCCAGAAGGGCGTCCCCTGTCCTACGCCGTGACTTCGTGGAAAGGTTCGTGGGTCACGCGTTCCGGGAACCGGCGCAACGTGTTCGCCAGGGTGATGCCCTGCGAGCGGTGACACCCCATCGCCCGCAACTTTTTGGTGATAAACAGGCTCACGTCATGGATTCGGTTCGGCGGGAGATATCCAGGCAGAACAGTGCCCAGCAGCTCTGCTTGCAGGGCGTAGTACCACAACCGGGGACGCGTCCGGGGCGGCAGGGCGTCCCACACCGCCTTGACCGCCTGATGGGTGGCAACGTGATCGGGATGGCCGTTGAGCCCATCGGGCGGAAAGGTCAGGACGATTTCCGGCTGACACCTCGTGAAGGCCTCACGTACCACCCCGGTGACCTCTGAGAGGTGGGCACTGATCTCTCCATCCGGGAAGGTGTGCTGCTGGTGCCAGCTTCCCGCCTGCTCCCAGAGGCCCAGGGTGGTGAGGCAGGTCTGGAGTTCGTGACGCCGCAGTTCGGCCAGTTCCGCACGGCTTTCACACAGGCCGAGGTTCCTGCCGGCGTCCCCCAGGGTCAGGGTCACCAGGCCGCACGGCTCGTCGCGTGCCAGGACCTCCAGGATCGTTCCACCGGACCCGAAGACCTCGTCGTCAGGATGGGGCACGATCACCAGGAGCTTGAGCTGCGTCATCCCAGGAGCATAGGTCAGGGGCGGGCCCCGGGGGCCGGGGAGTCAGACCACCCCCGCTGCACTTCCTCTTGGGTCCGCGCTCCCGAACCGGCACTCCGTTACCCCACCCTCCTCAGTTCCAGGAGTCCCCAGGACGATCACCGTTCACGTCCGTCCCGGCCGCATTTGGGTTCCGTCACCCCAGCGATGACCCCCGCCGCCCGGCGGATCCGCCGGGCGGCCCGCGCCTGGCTGACCCAGAGCGCCTCTCCGGGCCAAGCGCCACGGTGGACGGCGTGATGCATTCCATGCTCCTGCTCCCGCTCGCGCGGCGTGACGACGCCAGCAGCGACGTGGCTTTCGAGCTGTTGCCGCGCGCGCAGCTTGGGGCCGCTCAGCCGGACTGATCCGCTGGTCCGGGTGTGGTCCGCTCATCCAGACCTGCGCCCAGCCGTCCCCGGTGGCTGAGCCACACGCCGGCCAGCAGCGCCAGCGCCAG
This region of Deinococcus humi genomic DNA includes:
- a CDS encoding phosphoketolase family protein, with the translated sequence MTSIAIPLSTSILNPTELQHLDAYWRAANYLSVGQIYLMANPLLREPLTLAHVKPRLLGHWGTTPGLNFIYVHLNRLIREHDLSVLYVAGPGHGGPGLVANTYLEGSYSELYPGIGRGEEGLRNLFRQFSFPGGIPSHAAPETPGSIHEGGELGYSLSHAYGAAFDHPDLLVACVIGDGEAETGPLAGSWHGNKFLNPKTDGAVLPILHLNGYKIANPTVLARLGHEELDALLRGYGHAPYYVEGDDPATMHELMARTLEQVHADITAIQQRAREEDVQERPIWPMIVLRSPKGWTGPKVVDGKPVEGTWRAHQVPLAGLSTTPEHLRQLEDWLQSYRPEELFDKAGVLRPELAALAPSDERRMGMNPVANGGLLRQDLNLPAFREYAVAVLQPGSVDGEATRVMGAFLRDVMKQNTTTFRLFGPDETASNRLDGVYAASGKTWMEPLLPTDEHLSPEGRVMEVLSEHLCEGWLEGYTLSGRHGLFSCYEAFIHIVDSMVGQHAKWLDTSRDIPWRRPVASLNILLTSHVWRQDHNGFSHQDPGFIDLMMNKNPGVVRVYLPPDANTLLSVTDHCLRSCHYVNVIVAGKQPAPQWLGMDEAAKHCAAGLGIWPWAGTEGVSTGAGEQPDVVMTCAGDVPTLETLAAVSLLRGFFPDLRIRVVNVVDLMTLQPEREHPHGLSDAAFDQLFTTDTPIIFAYHGYPWLIHRLTYRRAGHPNLHVRGFKEQGTTTTPFDMTVLNDLDRFHLAIEVIDRVPRLNDVGAEVRQQLLAKLDEHRAYVQETGDDLPEVRNWRWPGGEMTELPEHK
- a CDS encoding MFS transporter, which codes for MINKHLLVLLTSVFVVMIGLGITMPVLPFYVERLGLASGVSREIIVLHVTLLTGVYALMQLLFAPVWGRWSDRVGRRPLILIGVVGFIAAQVMFGLSTSLWTLYAARVLGGILSSATLPVAAAYVADLTSDKERVRGMAWLGTSVSLGFVVGPALAGVLSRTDLHFNARYGHIRVDNFSVPFFVAALLGLMTVFMALRWLPESLPVEQRRAPGSKTRTDWRGLRPLLGLALAGQFGLAVFEATFALYAQTRFEYGLAEVGVIFVVCGLVMAIFQVGAVGFLAGRVRKIYQVGVGFGLMGLSLLLLGTVQSTPAVITLVALLALGTAFVSPNLAALISQGGGQHHMGAALGIQNAANSLGQVLGPLLGGALLIWQVHAPYVFTGSGLLLLAMVLGWRSVSRPLWGERPLRPAGPG
- a CDS encoding heavy metal translocating P-type ATPase, which encodes MTHNHPQSGTHASGAHLPIKVLEVAFGNCYNGSEFADLERRLSQVPGVQSVHLDRTRAVAHLGYDPEVQTEAGLRAHLHETGYDGKCTDCAPSAAQPGQPAHQHEHPNPAAPHDHSAMAQGASGDHAGMIQDEHAGHGAHMVDDMLRRFVISLILTVPVVLFSPIGTVFGLSGMPPFGWSMAWFGLIVATPVVWWGGWPFISAAWRALKQREANMMTLIATGILVSWVFSVYATLFLGGAEVFFEAAAMLTTLSLLGHWLEMRSRFATGRAVEALLKLAPTTARLVRDGQETEVPLEQVVVGDVLAVRPGDRVPVDGKVVSGSSFVDESMITGEPIPVEKRPGTPVTGGTVNQNGALKVRATAVGRDTALSRIVQLVQNAQASKAPAQRLADQAGKYLVFVALGSGLIAFLVWFFLGESVVFALTAAVSAIVIACPDALALATPTAITVGVGKGAREGVLFKNATALEATAGVNTVVFDKTGTLTEGKPALTDLVPAPDVSEQDLLRLSAGADQPSQHPLAEAIVAGAKERGVEVKAPAQFDSVPGYGVVATVDARRVLLGNRKLMDREGIDVGNLPEVAERLAADGKTAMYAAADGQALGVIAVADRIRETARVGVRALHDAGIQTVMLTGDNRRTAEAVARELGMDTVIADVLPEDKANQIKALQAQGRVVAMVGDGVNDAPALAQADVGIAIGAGTDVAVETADVILVRNNPADVAGGINLARRVRSKIKQNLFWAAGYNVLAIPFAAGVLYPSYGILLRPEWAALLMSASTVIVTVNALLLNRVQFARPSGPTTGEGTAGSLPAAVR
- a CDS encoding PIG-L deacetylase family protein, whose product is MTQLKLLVIVPHPDDEVFGSGGTILEVLARDEPCGLVTLTLGDAGRNLGLCESRAELAELRRHELQTCLTTLGLWEQAGSWHQQHTFPDGEISAHLSEVTGVVREAFTRCQPEIVLTFPPDGLNGHPDHVATHQAVKAVWDALPPRTRPRLWYYALQAELLGTVLPGYLPPNRIHDVSLFITKKLRAMGCHRSQGITLANTLRRFPERVTHEPFHEVTA